The proteins below come from a single Triticum aestivum cultivar Chinese Spring chromosome 5D, IWGSC CS RefSeq v2.1, whole genome shotgun sequence genomic window:
- the LOC123120621 gene encoding 16.9 kDa class I heat shock protein 1-like: MAGTGSSSSHKKKFEPEAADAARVAKVKRKQDRIVRRLKSDIGISSSSDDDGCDNDPPPIVDTYISVDDRKGEGPARKCTSRSNVFDPFADLWADPFDTFRSIVPAISGNNNETATFANARVDWKEIPEAHVFKADLPGVRKEEVKVEVEDGNVLVVSGERTKEKEDKNDKWHRVERSSGKFVRRFRLPEDAKVEEVKAGLENGVLTVTVPKAEVKKPEVKAIEISG; the protein is encoded by the exons atggccggcaccgggagCTCCTCGAGCCACAAGAAGAAG TTTGAGCCGGAGGCAGCGGATGCAGCGAGGGTGGCAAAGGTCAAGCGGAAGCAGGACCGCATCGTCCGACGCTTGAAGAGCGACATCGGCATCTCCTCTTCCTCCGATGATGACGGCTGCGACAATGACCCGCCTCCTATTGTGGACACTTACATCAGCGTCGACGACCGAAAGGGCGAAGGGCCGGCGAGGAAGTG TACAAGCCGAAGCAACGTCTTCGACCCCTTCGCGGACCTCTGGGCGGACCCCTTCGACACCTTCCGCTCCATCGTCCCGGCGATCTCAGGCAACAACAACGAGACAGCTACGTTCGCCAATGCTCGCGTGGACTGGAAGGAGATCCCTGAGGCGCACGTCTTCAAGGCCGACCTCCCCGGCGTGAGGAAGGAGGAGGTCaaggtggaggtggaggacggcaACGTGCTCGTCGTCAGCGGCGAGCGCACGAAGGAGAAGGAGGACAAGAACGACAAGTGGCATCGTGTGGAGCGTAGCAGCGGCAAGTTCGTGAGGCGCTTCCGGCTGCCAGAGGACGCCAAGGTGGAGGAGGTGAAGGCCGGGCTGGAGAACGGTGTGCTCACTGTCACCGTGCCCAAGGCCGAGGTGAAGAAGCCTGAGGTGAAGGCCATCGAGATCTCCGGCTGA